One Bombus fervidus isolate BK054 chromosome 5, iyBomFerv1, whole genome shotgun sequence DNA window includes the following coding sequences:
- the LOC139987225 gene encoding uncharacterized protein, with translation MTMWRIFLFTLTVAVARASHFSSLEGHGLVSEPKLISQSVHLKEIPTKIIKVTKTAVVKVPVPYPVKVPHHIPVPVPVNHPIAVPYTKLVKVQEHVPVEVSKPVPVPIHQQIPVVVPKAVPVPQPIPVPHPVTVNKPVFYPVPHPIPYQASSHSEGGIGGGVSGYDSEGHGGHEPESYSSYTVNQQGHDQDGQGGHFQPSQPDYNSHH, from the exons ATGACAATGTGGCGAATA TTCTTATTCACTTTGACTGTGGCCGTCGCGAGAGCCTCTCATTTTTCATCCCTGGAAGGGCATGGTCTTGTCAGCGAACCAAAACTTATCTCTCAATCGGTTCATCTGAAGGAAATACCGACGAAGATCATCAAAGTCACAAAGACTGCAGTTGTCAAAGTGCCAGTCCCTTATCCGGTCAAG GTACCCCATCATATACCTGTTCCGGTGCCAGTAAACCATCCTATCGCAGTTCCGTATACGAAGCTAGTGAAAGTCCAGGAACACGTGCCAGTCGAGGTATCAAAGCCGGTTCCGGTTCCGATTCATCAGCAAATACCGGTGGTGGTGCCAAAGGCTGTCCCGGTACCACAACCGATTCCGGTTCCTCATCCGGTAACAGTGAATAAGCCTGTCTTCTACCCAGTGCCACACCCGATTCCATATCAGGCGAGTAGCCATTCCGAGGGTGGCATCGGTGGCGGAGTTAGTGGATATGATTCCGAAGGTCATGGAGGCCACGAACCGGAAAGCTACAGCTCTTACACGGTGAATCAGCAAGGGCACGATCAAGATGGACAAGGAGGACACTT